The nucleotide sequence AAATTGATACGTTAGTATTAGTCGAATGATGAACCCATATCAGACAAGGATAAGCATCTCTGACCGATGTGGGTTTTTCATGGCGCATGTCCCGGGTTGGCGAGCATGACAATCAATCGGGGCATCATAGCGGCGTTATTCTCGGCAATTCTTTTTGGGGTAAGCACGCCTCTGGCCAAGGTTCTGGTCGTCGAGGTGCCGCCGCTGGCATTGGCGGGTCTGCTCTACCTCGGCGCCGGCGTTGGCCTGCTGAGCTGGCGGTGGCTGAGGCGACGAACCAATGCCGGTATTGAGCCCCGGGAGGCTTCCATTGTGCGCGCCGACTGGGTCTGGATGGCTGGAGCCATTCTGGCGGGCGGTGTCATCGCACCTGTATTGTTGATGTTGGGACTCCAACGGATGGCAGGGTCTGCCGCAGCGCTCCTGCTCAACTTCGAGGGAGTGTTCACCGCGCTGCTGGCGTGGTTCGTGTTCCATGAGAATGTGGACAGGCGTATCGCCGCGGGTTTTTTCCTGATTGTGGTGGCAGGGGTTCTGCTTTCATGGGAAGGCGCGTCTGCGGCTGGTTTACCCCTCGGCAGCTTGGCCGTGATGGCGGCCTGCCTGGGTTGGGCCGTGGACAACAATCTCACGCAGCGCGTCTCCGGCAGCGACCCCGTCCAGGTCGCCGGCATCAAGGGATTGGTGGCGGGCTGTATCAACTTGACTCT is from Gammaproteobacteria bacterium and encodes:
- a CDS encoding DMT family transporter, with translation MTINRGIIAALFSAILFGVSTPLAKVLVVEVPPLALAGLLYLGAGVGLLSWRWLRRRTNAGIEPREASIVRADWVWMAGAILAGGVIAPVLLMLGLQRMAGSAAALLLNFEGVFTALLAWFVFHENVDRRIAAGFFLIVVAGVLLSWEGASAAGLPLGSLAVMAACLGWAVDNNLTQRVSGSDPVQVAGIKGLVAGCINLTLAASTGWEPAPLPVLLAALGVGFLGYGVSLSLFVWALRHLGTARTGAYFSVAPFFGAATALVVLSERPGSLFWVAAVMMAIGVWLHITERHDHHHRHERLVHSHAHHHDEHHQHVHDAAYDGTEPHTHPHEHAPLLHSHPHYPDLHHRHRH